A part of Homoserinibacter sp. YIM 151385 genomic DNA contains:
- a CDS encoding carbohydrate ABC transporter permease, with translation MSQVPLAPAPYDASFDARPGRKDGEPVAPRRRGRLRNGQRAGWPAYVFLIAVLIASVFPLYWSFLIGSGDASTVNRRDIPWWPGGNFLANAAAVLNDPAVNFWKAIGNSILVSTVVSVSVVFFSTLAGYAFAKLRFRGSRPLLVFVIATMAVPTQLGVVPLFLVMRDLQLQGTIGAVILPALVTAFGVFWMTQYLSQALPSELIEAARVDGASMIRTFWSVALPAARPAAAMLALFTFIATWTNFFWPFIVLNPQDPTLPVALSLLQSNHFVDYSIVLAGVVLSTIPLLILFVVAGKQLVSGIMQGAIKG, from the coding sequence ATGAGCCAGGTGCCCCTCGCCCCCGCGCCCTACGACGCGAGCTTCGACGCCCGACCCGGCCGGAAGGACGGCGAGCCGGTCGCGCCCCGGCGCCGCGGACGCCTCCGCAACGGGCAGCGCGCCGGCTGGCCCGCCTACGTGTTCCTCATCGCGGTGCTCATCGCGAGCGTGTTCCCGCTGTACTGGTCGTTCCTCATCGGATCCGGCGACGCCTCCACCGTGAACCGCCGCGACATCCCGTGGTGGCCCGGCGGCAACTTCCTCGCGAACGCGGCCGCCGTCCTCAACGACCCGGCCGTGAACTTCTGGAAGGCGATCGGGAACAGCATCCTCGTCTCGACCGTCGTCTCCGTCTCGGTCGTGTTCTTCTCGACCCTCGCCGGCTACGCCTTCGCGAAGCTCCGGTTCCGGGGCAGCCGCCCGCTGCTCGTCTTCGTCATCGCGACGATGGCGGTGCCGACCCAGCTCGGCGTCGTGCCGCTGTTCCTCGTCATGCGCGACCTGCAGCTGCAGGGCACGATCGGGGCCGTCATCCTGCCGGCGCTCGTGACCGCCTTCGGCGTGTTCTGGATGACGCAGTACCTCTCGCAGGCGCTCCCCTCCGAGCTCATCGAGGCGGCCCGCGTCGACGGCGCCTCCATGATCCGCACCTTCTGGTCGGTCGCGCTGCCCGCCGCGCGGCCCGCCGCCGCGATGCTCGCGCTGTTCACCTTCATCGCCACCTGGACGAACTTCTTCTGGCCGTTCATCGTGCTCAACCCCCAGGACCCGACCCTCCCGGTCGCGCTCTCGCTGCTGCAGAGCAACCACTTCGTGGACTACTCGATCGTGCTCGCCGGCGTCGTCCTCTCGACGATCCCGCTGCTGATCCTCTTCGTCGTCGCCGGCAAGCAGCTCGTCAGCGGCATCATGCAAGGAGCCATCAAGGGATGA